Proteins from a single region of Psychrobacter cryohalolentis K5:
- a CDS encoding leucine-rich repeat domain-containing protein, producing MKNVADSNNEEWMQEIWDWADKFNIEKDIIPRKPKKLIKLEVLEISYNDEISTIPESIGNLKSLVTFALEGSKVKKLPNSIGELSKLKQLVISSNDKLTELPKSMGNLENLEELQLRGNGLKKLPDSFGQLSNLIYLTINGNYNLTELPESLGGLENLESLTLGYMGITKLPESIGQLSKLKYLTIEDLENIIDLPESIKDLGNLESLTLENSGFKKLPESIGQLLNLTNLTINYNNNITEFPESIGNLNILEYLSLGGNSVKKLPDSIGKLFSLRELNISNIEKSIDIPESIGNLKNLESLSLGYINIKKLPENIFQLSSLLSLTIVDNMKLTEISENINKLKNLETLYLKGNNFKKLPSSIGQLSKLIDLSIEYTGKITEIPDSLVELNNLQNLTLCGMEIKKLPENMSHLSCLTNLTITHNRKLTEFPESVAGIKNLEILSLNENSLKTLSESINKMENLKYLYLASNSLKSLPDLSNLIKLEYLELDNNKLNSLPESIIGMENLESMSVYGNPLKAISKPVLSFLKNLDVYVDGVDEVDEVDESDYSTSNISNENDTSRFLQVNGYGVETFAGTVEAATYQYFEDNDIDLESYSNDAEWGNDDCQVPEEHNFGGYGLYEVDNLWHVNGAYLTEDTQIELVNGSEDTIWSSNCDTESLESQGIKLICVSSQEDIFDSLDLKTVVMIGRIFQQGCTFETQLQDIENFDPNNLTIYYHEDESGRIIKKIEYNDTELENGNSSTSGSGSEYSWEVIG from the coding sequence ATGAAAAACGTAGCTGACTCAAATAATGAAGAATGGATGCAAGAGATTTGGGATTGGGCAGATAAATTTAATATTGAAAAAGATATTATCCCTAGAAAGCCAAAAAAATTAATTAAGTTAGAAGTACTGGAAATTAGTTACAATGATGAAATAAGTACAATACCTGAAAGTATTGGAAATCTTAAGAGTTTAGTAACTTTCGCACTAGAAGGAAGTAAAGTAAAAAAATTACCAAACAGTATCGGTGAATTATCTAAACTGAAGCAATTAGTAATTAGCAGTAATGATAAACTAACTGAACTTCCTAAAAGCATGGGTAATCTTGAAAATTTGGAAGAACTTCAGTTGAGAGGAAATGGACTTAAAAAATTACCAGATAGTTTCGGGCAGCTATCAAACTTAATATACCTAACCATTAACGGTAACTATAACTTAACTGAACTTCCTGAAAGTCTTGGAGGCCTTGAAAACCTAGAAAGCCTTACTTTAGGATACATGGGGATAACAAAATTACCAGAAAGTATTGGTCAGCTATCAAAATTAAAATATTTAACTATTGAAGATCTTGAAAACATAATTGATCTTCCTGAAAGTATTAAAGACCTTGGGAATTTAGAAAGCCTTACTTTAGAGAATAGTGGTTTTAAAAAATTACCAGAAAGTATTGGTCAGTTGTTAAATTTAACAAATTTAACTATTAATTATAATAATAATATCACCGAATTTCCTGAAAGTATTGGAAATTTAAATATTTTAGAATATCTTAGTTTAGGAGGTAATAGTGTTAAAAAATTACCAGATAGTATTGGAAAATTATTTAGTTTAAGAGAGCTAAACATTAGTAATATTGAAAAATCGATCGATATTCCTGAAAGTATTGGCAATCTTAAGAATTTAGAAAGCCTTAGTTTAGGATACATAAATATTAAGAAATTACCTGAAAATATTTTTCAATTATCAAGTTTATTAAGTTTGACTATAGTAGATAATATGAAACTCACAGAAATTTCTGAAAATATTAATAAACTTAAAAATTTAGAGACACTCTATTTAAAAGGTAATAACTTTAAAAAATTACCTAGTAGTATTGGTCAGTTATCAAAATTGATAGATTTAAGTATAGAATATACTGGAAAAATTACAGAAATTCCTGATAGCTTAGTAGAACTTAATAATTTACAGAATCTCACTTTATGTGGTATGGAAATAAAAAAACTACCTGAAAACATGAGTCACTTGTCATGTCTAACAAATTTAACAATTACACATAATAGAAAACTCACAGAATTCCCTGAGAGTGTTGCAGGTATTAAGAATCTAGAAATACTATCTTTAAATGAAAACAGTTTAAAAACATTATCTGAAAGCATAAATAAAATGGAAAATTTAAAATATTTATATTTAGCTTCTAATTCTTTAAAGTCTTTACCTGATTTATCGAATTTAATTAAATTAGAATATTTGGAATTAGATAACAACAAGTTGAATTCTCTTCCTGAAAGTATTATAGGTATGGAGAATTTAGAATCAATGAGTGTCTATGGTAACCCTCTTAAAGCTATTTCGAAACCTGTATTAAGTTTTCTAAAAAATTTAGACGTTTACGTTGATGGAGTTGATGAGGTTGATGAGGTTGATGAATCAGATTATTCAACTTCAAACATCTCTAATGAAAATGATACTTCAAGATTTCTTCAGGTAAATGGTTATGGGGTAGAGACCTTTGCTGGTACTGTAGAGGCTGCAACGTATCAATACTTCGAAGATAATGATATAGATCTTGAAAGTTATAGTAATGATGCTGAGTGGGGTAATGATGACTGCCAAGTTCCAGAGGAGCATAACTTTGGCGGGTATGGATTATATGAAGTCGATAATCTATGGCATGTCAACGGCGCTTATTTAACAGAAGATACTCAAATTGAGTTGGTGAACGGTTCTGAAGATACAATCTGGAGTTCGAACTGTGATACTGAATCGCTTGAATCGCAAGGTATTAAGTTGATTTGCGTTTCAAGTCAAGAAGATATTTTTGATAGCTTAGATTTAAAGACAGTTGTCATGATTGGTAGAATTTTCCAACAAGGTTGTACTTTTGAGACTCAACTTCAGGATATTGAAAATTTTGATCCAAATAACCTGACTATCTACTACCATGAAGATGAAAGCGGACGTATTATTAAGAAAATTGAATACAATGATACTGAGCTTGAAAACGGCAATAGTAGTACTTCTGGTTCAGGATCTGAATATTCTTGGGAAGTCATTGGATAG
- a CDS encoding TM0106 family RecB-like putative nuclease — protein MYKKEGMFYSPSDLTKYMESPFASWMDRLAQEYPELAPKPDPSDELMVMLQQKGYEHEDKLETQFIAEGKSLVKIEGITKKDKYTKTLAAMKQGAEVIIQGRLELREFASYADFLVKVEHKSDQPLSNLGDWHYEVWDTKLASHVKPTFIIQLCCYAQMLETIQGCLPQNITVALGNGEKQILKTHDFYYYYLSLKNTFLVEHSRFHPDQKPDPADSKSWGNWSNHAEQILLDKDHLFQVANITKAQIKKLNKVGVRTMQQLAELPLLSVPGIHSTSLTKIKAQAAIQIKTHLKNQISDEPDSSDKPEFEILTHIQDEKKGLALLPPHSALDVFFDIEGFPLDEGGLEYLWGNSYLDEQGNRQFKDFWAHNTEQEKQCFEAFIHWVYDRWQQDPSMHIYHYANYEIAACRKLMGRYGVCEYEVDQLLRNEVFVDLYKVVKGGLRLGASKYSIKNVERLYRSKRNTEVGNGGDSIVVYDHWRQLFEQGLEGDTWQTSKILNDIRDYNIDDCDSTQELTVWLREQQAIHRIEYLGKAEVIEAEIPDEVSIVTALRDRLLAQAKMESLDNPKQGQLTENLAWMLEFHRRESKPLFWKLFDRLGSDEMELFNDLDCLALCERTDRAPFKSQPKARNLSYEYSFDLEQEFKGAVKSFYLLGVEKSDGKNATVSFAAEESDLDKGIIVVKAKDEPPITISLIPDDYIRADVISEAIFRTVAEYEQGLFKQQQSAVIDFLTGSKPRISNHKGGDIVDSDEPNARLEQIITAIVNLDNSYLPIQGPPGAGKTFTGKHVIAHLLKSGAKIGISSNSHKAINNLLLSTAKYCKLQNIKAAFICTQDTDDELADYDVTISSNSKLISQIQSACVIGTTAWGFAREDMTKQLDYLFIDEAGQVSTANLVAMSRSAKNLVLMGDQMQLGQPSQGTHPAQSGLSILDYLLHKTPTIPADRGVFLDTTYRMHSKVNTVISQLIYENKLKSHLDNDKRILQISDVSGQSTDHQTLDAYLNSEAGIIFIPVEHEGNTQASDEEVVVIKQLAESLLGRLLHTGATKDTGEPETRPITWDDMLFVAPYNHQVSKLKTALGKQAKIGSVDKFQGQEAPIIFLSMCSSDASESPRGIEFLLDKNRINVAISRAQTLAVVVANSNLGNMSVNNVEQLKKVNLFNAMNLMNDRIV, from the coding sequence ATGTATAAAAAAGAGGGTATGTTTTACTCACCATCAGATCTAACCAAATACATGGAAAGTCCTTTTGCATCATGGATGGATAGACTCGCTCAAGAGTATCCAGAGTTAGCACCTAAGCCAGATCCTAGTGACGAGCTTATGGTGATGTTGCAACAAAAAGGTTATGAGCATGAAGATAAGCTAGAGACGCAGTTCATAGCTGAAGGCAAGAGCTTAGTCAAAATTGAGGGCATTACCAAAAAGGATAAATATACCAAAACTTTAGCGGCAATGAAGCAAGGTGCTGAAGTCATTATACAAGGAAGGTTAGAGCTTAGGGAGTTCGCCAGCTATGCTGATTTTCTGGTGAAAGTGGAGCACAAGTCAGATCAACCTTTAAGCAATCTCGGAGATTGGCATTATGAGGTGTGGGACACTAAGCTTGCTAGTCACGTCAAGCCAACATTTATAATCCAATTGTGTTGCTACGCTCAAATGCTTGAGACCATTCAAGGCTGCTTGCCTCAAAATATTACCGTTGCTCTTGGCAATGGTGAGAAGCAAATACTAAAGACTCATGATTTTTATTACTATTATCTATCTCTTAAAAATACTTTTTTGGTCGAGCACTCTCGCTTTCATCCCGATCAAAAACCAGATCCTGCTGACTCGAAAAGTTGGGGTAATTGGAGTAACCATGCCGAACAAATTTTGCTCGATAAAGATCATCTGTTTCAAGTGGCGAACATTACCAAAGCACAAATTAAAAAGCTCAATAAAGTAGGTGTTCGCACTATGCAGCAGCTCGCAGAGTTGCCTTTATTATCAGTGCCTGGTATCCATTCTACATCTCTCACTAAAATTAAAGCTCAAGCTGCTATACAAATCAAAACCCATTTAAAAAATCAAATCTCAGATGAGCCTGATAGTAGTGATAAACCAGAGTTTGAAATATTGACTCACATACAGGATGAGAAAAAAGGTTTAGCACTATTACCGCCACATTCTGCACTGGACGTATTCTTCGACATTGAAGGATTTCCACTTGATGAAGGCGGTTTAGAGTATTTATGGGGCAATAGCTATCTTGATGAACAGGGTAATCGTCAATTTAAAGATTTCTGGGCGCATAATACTGAACAAGAAAAACAGTGTTTTGAGGCGTTTATCCACTGGGTATATGACAGATGGCAACAAGACCCGAGTATGCACATTTATCACTATGCTAATTATGAAATTGCTGCGTGCCGAAAACTTATGGGTCGCTATGGCGTTTGTGAGTATGAAGTTGACCAACTCTTAAGAAATGAAGTGTTTGTAGACTTGTATAAAGTGGTGAAAGGTGGCTTACGATTAGGTGCCTCTAAATACTCTATCAAAAACGTAGAGCGTCTCTATCGAAGCAAGCGTAACACTGAGGTAGGCAATGGCGGTGATTCTATCGTTGTTTATGATCACTGGCGACAGTTATTTGAGCAAGGCCTAGAAGGGGATACTTGGCAAACCTCGAAGATTCTAAATGATATTCGAGATTATAATATTGATGATTGCGACTCTACGCAGGAGCTAACGGTATGGTTGAGGGAGCAGCAAGCAATACATCGCATTGAGTATCTTGGTAAAGCAGAAGTTATTGAGGCAGAAATACCCGATGAAGTAAGCATAGTAACTGCATTGCGTGATCGTTTATTGGCTCAAGCCAAAATGGAATCGCTCGACAACCCTAAACAGGGACAACTGACTGAAAACTTGGCATGGATGTTAGAGTTTCATCGCCGAGAGTCTAAGCCTTTATTTTGGAAGCTTTTTGATCGACTTGGTTCAGACGAGATGGAGCTTTTTAACGACTTAGACTGTCTTGCACTTTGTGAGCGGACGGATAGAGCGCCCTTTAAGTCTCAACCCAAAGCTAGAAACTTAAGCTATGAGTATAGCTTCGATTTAGAGCAAGAATTTAAGGGCGCTGTGAAAAGCTTCTATTTACTTGGAGTTGAAAAATCAGATGGCAAAAATGCTACGGTTAGTTTTGCTGCCGAGGAAAGTGATTTAGACAAGGGTATAATCGTAGTTAAAGCTAAAGACGAACCACCAATCACAATATCACTTATTCCAGACGACTACATTAGAGCGGATGTTATCTCAGAAGCAATCTTTAGAACGGTTGCTGAGTATGAACAAGGATTATTTAAACAACAACAATCTGCCGTTATAGACTTTTTAACGGGTTCAAAGCCGAGAATATCAAATCATAAAGGAGGTGATATTGTCGATAGTGATGAACCTAATGCACGCTTAGAGCAAATCATCACGGCGATTGTTAATCTAGATAATAGCTACTTACCTATACAGGGCCCTCCTGGCGCTGGCAAGACTTTCACTGGTAAACATGTCATCGCTCATCTGCTTAAATCAGGCGCAAAAATAGGCATCTCAAGTAACAGCCATAAAGCGATCAACAATCTATTATTGAGTACTGCCAAGTATTGCAAACTTCAAAACATAAAAGCAGCTTTTATTTGTACACAAGATACTGATGATGAGCTTGCAGATTATGATGTGACTATATCTAGCAATAGTAAGTTGATCAGTCAGATACAATCAGCCTGTGTTATCGGAACAACTGCTTGGGGTTTTGCGCGAGAAGATATGACTAAGCAGCTCGACTATTTATTTATTGATGAAGCCGGTCAGGTTTCAACGGCAAATTTGGTAGCTATGAGTCGTAGTGCTAAGAATTTAGTATTAATGGGTGATCAGATGCAGTTAGGTCAACCTTCACAAGGCACCCATCCTGCTCAAAGTGGGTTATCTATATTAGATTATCTACTCCATAAAACACCGACAATACCTGCAGATAGAGGTGTGTTTTTAGATACGACTTATCGTATGCATAGCAAAGTAAATACTGTTATCAGTCAGCTAATCTATGAGAACAAACTAAAGTCTCATCTTGATAATGATAAGCGTATTCTTCAAATTTCAGACGTATCTGGTCAAAGTACTGATCACCAAACCTTAGACGCGTATTTGAACTCTGAGGCAGGCATTATCTTTATCCCTGTAGAGCATGAAGGTAATACTCAAGCTTCTGATGAAGAGGTTGTAGTGATTAAGCAACTAGCTGAATCACTGTTAGGGCGTCTATTACATACTGGTGCGACTAAAGATACTGGAGAGCCAGAAACTCGCCCAATTACATGGGACGATATGTTGTTTGTCGCTCCCTATAATCATCAAGTTAGTAAGCTAAAAACTGCCTTGGGCAAACAAGCAAAGATTGGTAGTGTGGATAAGTTTCAAGGTCAAGAAGCGCCTATCATATTTTTAAGTATGTGTAGTAGTGATGCTAGTGAATCGCCTCGCGGTATTGAGTTCTTGCTGGATAAAAACCGCATTAATGTCGCGATCTCTAGAGCACAAACCTTGGCTGTCGTAGTGGCAAATTCTAATCTTGGTAATATGTCCGTCAATAATGTTGAGCAGTTAAAAAAAGTGAATCTATTTAATGCAATGAACCTCATGAACGACAGGATCGTCTAA